One genomic window of Hymenobacter sp. J193 includes the following:
- a CDS encoding TonB-dependent receptor translates to MKNAVLRVPRLAVPALLCCLPLALPNPAAAASFTAYINSAPGALPVAVSVSGRVLDDKGQPLPGVTVLEKGTTNGTQTDTDGNYSLSVADNATLVFSFVGYTTQEAAVSGRTSVNITLAQDTKLLNDVVVVGYLTQKREDVTGSVASVSGRDAQKAPVATISEGIQGRLPGVQVVNSGLPGQAPIVNIRGLGSISGSSSPLYVVDGLWLDNIRDFNPQDAESIQVLKDGASLAPYGSRGANGVIIITTKKGKAGAPAISFNAYGGAQRITQTYDLMNAQEWSVINRQAYENAGRPPQPFVANPNGVDTDWQKELIQTGSIQDYSLGFSGGGPNSNYLLSGEYFTQKGTTEGPKFERYSVRVNSGFNRGRLRVGENLQLARTNQTQLNGLPFLDVLRMLPVTPVYDMANPGGFGFGNNNASTFGTNPIALQKLLNNTTENNRLQGNVYGEVDIFSFLRYRLNLGLEYVSYHDREKRQYGQWRQNDALNPSYYAENQGNSFFTMVENTLAFDKSFGKNNVSAVAGYTEQHQTSDFTRGRNNDYGIGPVYYWALDAGSSAPQVVGSSYVYNKRSYLGQLTYDYDQRYLLTAAVRRDGSSRFSPENRYGTFYAASAGWRISQEQFFAGLSEQVSNLKLRASYGVLGNEQLGGPYGGAYRWQGVINTNVNYPAGGDNIQNGSIQTQLPSLDIAWEERRTANYGLDVAFLNNRLTLSADYYQSETRNALVDPAIALVLGNAGSNPYQRVGRIQNRGFELVAGYNETRRDFTYGISGNLTTLKNEVTQLSNDGKANFFVGGPGESTRTEVGYEMGSFFLYQFDGIFQSGDNIAGSAQPNAQPGDVRYKDVNSDGAITAADRAHVGRVFPKIQYGLNLTAGYKGVDLSAFFQGVNGNDILNTGRYWLDRTDDNGNYRRDFSPWTPENPSTTTPRAIIAGGGGQAGEAAINNARLNSTRWLEDGSYLRLKNLQVGYTIPKTLTERVKGVNSLRFYVTAQNLFTLTDYTGYDPEIVNGALSRGVDEGSYPNVRTVSIGAQLGF, encoded by the coding sequence ATGAAAAACGCTGTACTCAGGGTACCACGGCTGGCTGTTCCGGCGCTGCTGTGCTGCTTGCCCCTGGCCCTGCCCAACCCGGCTGCGGCCGCCTCTTTCACCGCGTATATCAATTCTGCCCCTGGCGCCCTACCGGTGGCCGTATCCGTGAGTGGCCGTGTGCTCGATGACAAGGGGCAGCCGCTACCGGGCGTGACGGTGCTGGAAAAGGGTACTACCAATGGGACCCAGACGGACACTGATGGTAACTACTCGCTGAGCGTGGCCGACAACGCCACGCTGGTTTTCTCCTTTGTAGGCTACACCACCCAGGAAGCGGCCGTAAGCGGCCGCACCTCCGTCAACATCACCCTGGCGCAGGACACCAAGCTGCTGAACGACGTGGTGGTAGTGGGGTATCTGACGCAAAAGCGTGAGGATGTAACAGGCTCAGTAGCCAGCGTGAGTGGTCGAGATGCGCAAAAAGCGCCCGTAGCTACCATTTCGGAAGGCATCCAGGGGCGACTGCCCGGTGTGCAGGTTGTTAATTCGGGTTTACCCGGTCAGGCTCCTATTGTTAATATCCGTGGCCTGGGCAGTATAAGCGGCAGCAGCAGCCCACTCTATGTAGTAGACGGACTTTGGCTTGACAACATCCGGGACTTCAATCCACAGGATGCTGAGTCAATTCAGGTGCTGAAGGACGGAGCTTCGCTGGCGCCTTACGGCTCCCGGGGCGCCAATGGGGTCATTATCATCACTACGAAGAAAGGCAAGGCGGGCGCACCAGCTATTAGCTTCAATGCTTATGGCGGGGCACAAAGAATCACCCAAACCTACGACCTGATGAATGCCCAGGAGTGGTCGGTTATCAACCGCCAGGCCTATGAAAACGCAGGTCGGCCGCCGCAGCCCTTCGTCGCAAATCCAAACGGGGTGGATACCGACTGGCAGAAGGAGTTGATTCAGACAGGCTCAATTCAGGATTACAGCCTGGGATTCTCGGGCGGCGGCCCAAACTCCAACTACCTGCTGTCAGGCGAGTACTTCACTCAGAAGGGCACCACCGAGGGCCCCAAGTTTGAGCGCTACAGCGTGCGGGTAAACTCAGGGTTCAACCGTGGCCGCCTGCGTGTGGGTGAAAACCTGCAACTGGCCCGCACCAACCAGACGCAGCTCAACGGTTTGCCATTTCTGGATGTATTGCGCATGCTGCCCGTTACACCGGTGTATGATATGGCCAACCCGGGTGGATTCGGCTTCGGCAACAACAACGCCAGCACGTTTGGGACCAATCCCATTGCGCTGCAAAAGCTGCTGAACAATACCACCGAGAACAACCGTCTGCAGGGCAACGTGTATGGAGAGGTAGATATCTTTAGCTTCCTGCGCTACCGCCTCAACCTGGGCCTGGAGTATGTGTCGTACCATGATCGGGAAAAGCGTCAGTATGGCCAGTGGCGCCAGAATGACGCGCTGAACCCATCCTATTACGCCGAAAACCAGGGCAACAGCTTCTTCACGATGGTGGAGAACACGCTGGCCTTTGATAAGAGCTTCGGAAAAAACAACGTGTCAGCTGTAGCCGGCTACACCGAGCAGCACCAGACCAGTGATTTTACCCGGGGGCGTAATAATGACTATGGTATTGGCCCCGTGTACTATTGGGCATTGGATGCGGGCAGCAGCGCTCCGCAGGTAGTAGGCTCGTCCTATGTGTACAACAAACGCTCCTACCTGGGCCAGCTTACCTACGACTACGACCAGCGCTACCTGCTCACGGCGGCTGTCCGTCGTGACGGATCCTCGCGCTTCAGCCCCGAAAACCGCTACGGTACCTTCTACGCGGCCTCTGCCGGTTGGCGTATTTCCCAGGAACAGTTTTTTGCCGGGCTCAGTGAGCAGGTAAGCAACCTGAAGCTGCGCGCCAGCTACGGGGTACTGGGGAACGAGCAGCTTGGTGGCCCTTATGGTGGGGCTTATCGGTGGCAGGGGGTTATCAATACCAACGTAAACTACCCCGCCGGTGGTGACAATATCCAGAATGGTAGTATCCAGACACAGCTTCCCAGCCTTGATATAGCCTGGGAAGAGCGCCGCACCGCCAACTATGGCCTTGATGTAGCCTTTCTGAATAACCGGCTTACGCTGTCGGCCGACTACTACCAGTCTGAAACCCGCAATGCCCTGGTTGACCCCGCCATTGCGCTGGTGCTAGGCAATGCAGGCAGCAACCCCTATCAGCGCGTGGGCCGCATCCAAAACCGGGGTTTTGAACTGGTGGCCGGCTACAACGAAACCCGTAGGGATTTTACCTATGGAATTTCTGGCAACCTCACCACACTCAAAAATGAGGTTACTCAGCTAAGCAACGACGGTAAGGCTAACTTCTTTGTAGGTGGTCCCGGCGAATCGACCCGTACGGAGGTAGGCTACGAGATGGGCTCATTCTTCCTGTACCAGTTTGACGGCATTTTCCAGAGTGGTGACAACATTGCCGGTAGTGCCCAGCCCAACGCTCAGCCCGGCGACGTGCGCTATAAAGATGTGAACAGTGATGGCGCCATAACGGCCGCTGACCGTGCCCACGTTGGCCGTGTGTTTCCTAAAATCCAGTACGGCCTGAACCTGACGGCGGGCTACAAGGGCGTTGACCTCTCGGCCTTTTTCCAAGGGGTGAATGGCAACGACATTCTGAACACGGGCCGCTACTGGCTGGACCGCACCGACGACAACGGTAACTACCGCCGCGACTTTAGCCCCTGGACACCAGAGAACCCCTCTACCACCACGCCCCGCGCTATTATCGCCGGCGGCGGCGGGCAGGCAGGCGAAGCGGCCATCAACAACGCCCGCCTGAACTCCACGCGCTGGCTGGAAGATGGCTCTTATCTGCGCCTGAAGAACCTGCAGGTAGGCTATACCATTCCTAAAACGCTGACAGAGCGCGTAAAAGGTGTAAACAGCCTGCGCTTTTATGTGACGGCTCAGAACCTGTTCACCCTTACCGACTACACCGGCTACGACCCTGAAATAGTAAATGGGGCGCTTAGCCGAGGAGTAGATGAGGGGAGCTACCCTAACGTTCGCACGGTTTCCATTGGTGCTCAGCTCGGCTTCTAA
- a CDS encoding glycoside hydrolase family 43 protein codes for MVQPTSFRFTLLRFGGPVLLGLGLLASCQRPAATSAGTESSSASPAATATTAAPLPNPVLPGDFPDPSVTKIGDTYWATATSSNWGPTFPLLKSKNLTDWELVGHVFPNQLPAWADYYFWAPEISQEGSKTYIYYTAHQRGAPWPWAWPAPITRLALTATMGPW; via the coding sequence ATGGTGCAACCCACCTCTTTCCGTTTTACGCTGCTTCGCTTTGGCGGCCCGGTGCTGCTCGGCCTGGGGTTGCTGGCATCCTGCCAGCGGCCGGCCGCTACCAGCGCTGGCACTGAGAGCAGCAGCGCCAGCCCGGCAGCTACCGCAACTACCGCCGCCCCGCTGCCCAACCCGGTGCTGCCCGGCGACTTTCCCGACCCCTCCGTAACGAAGATAGGCGACACCTACTGGGCTACGGCTACCTCCTCCAACTGGGGCCCCACGTTTCCGCTGCTGAAATCGAAGAACCTGACGGACTGGGAGCTGGTGGGCCATGTCTTTCCCAACCAGCTGCCGGCCTGGGCCGACTACTACTTCTGGGCACCTGAAATCAGCCAGGAAGGAAGCAAAACGTACATCTACTACACTGCCCACCAGCGGGGGGCACCCTGGCCGTGGGCGTGGCCAGCGCCGATAACCCGGCTGGCCCTTACCGCGACCATGGGCCCCTGGTAA
- a CDS encoding glycoside hydrolase family 43 protein: MSFFRFLPIALLSLTLACKKNSTPPAPPPPAPPSATTFKNPLLPVGPDPWVYRKDNTYYYMSTTGGDITIRKTAKMSELASGVSTVVWTPQQAGINQRDLWAPELYFFDGKWYIYYSADPFCCAGHRVHVLENASADPTTGTWVYKGRIASPNQDLWAIDGTVLEQNGKRYLIWSGHEIEATGEQRLYISEMSNPWTLVGPRVQLSKPDYSWETNGDPDVNEGPEILKHGDKTFLVYSASHCSTDDYALGMLTASSTADPMLASSWTKTPTPVFTKNPEGQAYGPGHNGFFQSKDGTEDWIIYHANPNPNRGCGNERSPRIQKFTWNADGTPNFGTPVALSTELKKPSGE; this comes from the coding sequence ATGTCATTTTTTCGATTTCTGCCTATTGCGCTGCTGAGCCTCACGCTGGCTTGCAAGAAAAATTCCACGCCGCCTGCGCCCCCGCCACCAGCTCCACCTTCTGCTACCACCTTCAAAAACCCCCTGCTGCCGGTTGGCCCCGACCCGTGGGTGTACCGCAAGGACAACACGTACTATTACATGAGTACCACCGGCGGCGACATCACCATTCGCAAAACGGCCAAGATGTCGGAGCTGGCCTCGGGCGTGAGTACCGTGGTGTGGACGCCTCAGCAGGCGGGCATCAACCAGCGCGACTTATGGGCCCCGGAGCTGTACTTCTTTGACGGCAAGTGGTATATCTACTACTCCGCTGACCCCTTCTGCTGCGCGGGCCACCGTGTGCACGTGCTGGAAAATGCCTCCGCCGACCCTACCACGGGCACCTGGGTGTACAAGGGCCGCATTGCCAGCCCCAACCAGGATTTGTGGGCCATCGACGGTACCGTGCTGGAGCAAAACGGCAAGCGCTACCTCATCTGGTCGGGCCACGAGATTGAGGCCACCGGGGAGCAGCGTCTCTACATTTCGGAGATGAGCAACCCCTGGACGCTCGTAGGCCCCCGCGTGCAGCTTTCCAAGCCTGACTACAGCTGGGAAACCAATGGCGACCCGGACGTAAACGAGGGTCCTGAAATTCTGAAGCACGGCGACAAAACCTTCCTGGTGTACTCGGCCAGCCACTGCAGCACCGACGACTACGCGCTGGGAATGCTCACGGCCAGCAGCACCGCCGACCCCATGCTGGCTTCGTCGTGGACGAAGACGCCCACTCCGGTATTCACGAAAAACCCGGAGGGGCAGGCCTACGGGCCGGGCCATAATGGTTTCTTCCAGTCGAAAGACGGCACCGAGGACTGGATAATCTACCACGCCAACCCGAACCCTAATAGGGGATGCGGCAACGAGCGCAGCCCCCGGATTCAGAAGTTCACCTGGAATGCGGATGGCACGCCCAATTTTGGTACGCCCGTAGCCTTGAGCACGGAGCTGAAGAAGCCTTCGGGTGAGTAA
- a CDS encoding RagB/SusD family nutrient uptake outer membrane protein — translation MKYHTLRLAALAGSLLLTTACEKDFLDQVNPNQPTTESFWATEADAVKGINASYSGLQQLGTYRRWLHFAFDLRSDDSFSQSPWGELADFTRFTQANYDFEVSQNIWRDHYRAIWRTNQVLANVPGIQMNEGLKKRILAEARFLRALYYYNLVILYGRVPLALTPSDPANLPPQATEAQVWEQIIADLQAAKPDLDASYGGGNDTGRATKGAATTLLGKAYMQNRQWALASAQFTEVIGSGRYQLTSNYTDNFRHTTENNAESIFEVQFSDAKLGGNDGDDATSSEGGQRSQFWGVPGAGFVDGEVRPWVVNEFLQEATTTGRRDPRLSATVFYNRRQFSTGLPVDGDTLVYGTGFQNRFKGNARDLSRVYWRKYQTDYYRNFENFDSPINHRVMRYADVLLLQAEALNEQGQTSAAIPFINQVRSRAGLAPLQEGNFNQGSLSTQIMHERVTELTGEGQRFFDLKRWGLLDDQANIDQLKARDTDFNSFQVSRSRLLPIPQTEVDLAGYEQNSGW, via the coding sequence ATGAAATACCATACTCTTCGCCTGGCCGCGCTGGCCGGCAGCCTGCTGCTGACGACAGCCTGCGAAAAAGACTTTCTGGATCAGGTTAATCCCAACCAGCCTACGACCGAGTCGTTCTGGGCCACCGAGGCTGATGCCGTAAAAGGCATCAATGCCAGTTACAGCGGCCTGCAGCAGCTGGGCACATACCGGCGCTGGCTGCACTTTGCCTTCGATCTGCGCTCTGATGATAGCTTCAGCCAAAGCCCCTGGGGCGAGCTGGCCGACTTCACGCGCTTTACACAGGCCAACTACGACTTCGAGGTTTCCCAAAACATCTGGCGCGACCATTACCGCGCCATCTGGCGCACCAATCAGGTACTGGCCAATGTGCCTGGTATCCAGATGAACGAAGGGCTGAAAAAGCGGATTCTGGCCGAAGCCCGGTTTCTGCGGGCGCTCTACTACTACAATCTGGTGATCCTGTACGGGCGTGTTCCGCTGGCACTCACCCCATCCGATCCGGCCAATCTGCCGCCTCAGGCTACGGAAGCGCAGGTATGGGAGCAGATTATTGCTGATTTGCAGGCTGCCAAGCCGGACCTGGATGCTTCGTACGGTGGCGGCAACGATACCGGCCGCGCTACGAAGGGAGCAGCCACCACACTACTGGGTAAGGCGTACATGCAAAACAGGCAATGGGCGCTGGCTTCGGCTCAGTTCACGGAAGTCATTGGCTCGGGCCGCTACCAGCTGACGAGCAACTACACTGACAACTTCCGCCACACCACCGAAAATAACGCCGAGTCTATCTTTGAGGTACAGTTTTCTGACGCCAAGCTGGGCGGCAATGACGGAGATGACGCTACCTCCTCGGAAGGTGGTCAACGTTCCCAGTTCTGGGGTGTGCCAGGCGCAGGCTTTGTTGATGGCGAAGTTCGTCCCTGGGTAGTAAACGAGTTTCTGCAGGAAGCCACCACCACGGGCCGCCGCGACCCACGCCTGTCAGCCACCGTATTTTATAACCGGCGCCAGTTTTCTACCGGCCTACCGGTAGATGGTGATACGCTGGTGTACGGCACGGGCTTTCAAAACCGTTTCAAAGGCAATGCCCGTGACCTGAGCCGCGTGTACTGGCGCAAATATCAGACGGACTACTACCGGAACTTTGAGAATTTTGACTCGCCCATCAACCACCGGGTGATGCGTTACGCCGATGTATTGCTGCTACAGGCCGAAGCCCTGAACGAACAAGGCCAGACCAGCGCGGCTATTCCCTTTATTAATCAGGTACGCAGCCGGGCCGGGCTTGCACCACTGCAGGAAGGAAATTTCAACCAAGGCAGCCTGAGCACCCAAATTATGCACGAGCGGGTAACGGAACTGACGGGCGAAGGCCAGCGGTTCTTTGACCTGAAACGCTGGGGCTTGCTGGATGATCAGGCTAACATCGACCAGTTAAAAGCCCGTGATACAGACTTCAACAGCTTTCAGGTGAGCCGTTCCCGACTTTTGCCCATCCCGCAGACCGAAGTTGATTTGGCAGGCTACGAGCAGAATAGTGGCTGGTAA